In Juglans regia cultivar Chandler chromosome 13, Walnut 2.0, whole genome shotgun sequence, the following proteins share a genomic window:
- the LOC108984938 gene encoding dof zinc finger protein 1-like, whose translation MDTAQWPQGIGVVKSMEGSRPVRARPQKDQALNCPRCNSTNTKFCYYNNYSLTQPRYFCKTCRRYWTEGGSLRNVPVGGGSRKNKRSSTSTTSSSTISSPASSSSKKLPDDLTPPAAFPHSASQNPKIHQGQDLNLAYPPTDHHQDYSNISKYHVDQLPFSTTTTTADQYNKSHRQNPSSSCTTSSSQLSAMELLKTGISTSRGLSSFIPMSVSDSSTIYTAGFPLQGFNKPTLNFSLEGFEAGGYGSSTSTLQGVQETGARLLFPIEDLKQVPTNTSEFEQNRGQGADHSTGYWNGMLGGSW comes from the exons ATGGATACTGCTCAGTGGCCACAG GGAATTGGAGTGGTTAAATCCATGGAGGGTTCAAGGCCTGTGAGGGCAAGACCTCAAAAAGATCAAGCCTTGAACTGCCCAAGGTGCAATTCAACTAATACCAAGTTTTGTTACTACAATAACTATAGTCTCACTCAGCCAAGATACTTCTGCAAGACTTGTAGAAGGTATTGGACTGAAGGTGGGTCCTTGAGAAATGTTCCTGTTGGAGGAGGTTCAAGGAAGAACAAGAGATCGTCAACTAGTACTACTTCCTCATCAACAATATCATCACCtgcttcttcatcttcaaagaAGCTTCCTGATGATCTGACCCCACCTGCTGCTTTCCCTCACTCTGCTTCTCAAAACCCTAAGATCCATCAGGGCCAAGACCTTAACCTAGCATACCCACCCACTGATCATCATCAGGACTACAGTAACATATCTAAATATCATGTGGATCAGCTACCCtttagtactactactactactgctgACCAGTACAACAAAAGCCACCGTCAAAACCCTAGCTCCTCCTGTACTACTTCTTCATCTCAACTCTCAGCCATGGAACTGCTCAAGACTGGGATCAGTACTTCAAGAGGGTTGAGTTCCTTCATACCCATGTCTGTGTCCGATTCCAGTACCATATATACAGCTGGGTTTCCTTTGCAAGGATTCAATAAACCAACCCTGAATTTTTCTCTAGAGGGATTTGAAGCAGGTGGGTATGggagtagtactagtactcttCAAGGGGTGCAAGAGACTGGTGCGAGGCTCTTGTTTCCTATTGAGGATTTGAAACAGGTCCCAACAAACACAAGCGAGTTTGAGCAGAATAGAGGACAAGGAGCGGATCATTCTACTGGCTACTGGAATGGAATGCTAGGAGGATCatggtaa
- the LOC108984933 gene encoding protein yippee-like At4g27745: MAEFIAGPRVYSCCNCRSHVSLHDDIISKAFQGRHGRAFLFTHAMNIVVGPKEDRHLLTGLHTVADICCATCDEVLGWKYERAYEALQKYKEGKFIFEKLKIVKENW, translated from the exons ATGGCGGAATTTATCGCAGGGCCTCGAGTGTACAGCTGTTGTAATTGTCGGAGCCATGTTTCGCTTCACGACGATATAATTTCTAAGGCCTTTCAG GGAAGACATGGCCGAGCATTTTTGTTCACCCATGCAATGAACATTGTGGTTGGACCAAAAGAAGATAGACATCTCCTGACTGGTCTCCACACTGTTGCTGATATCTGTTGTGCTACTTGCGATGAGGTTTTGGGTTGGAAGTACGAGCGAGCTTATGAAGCATTGCAGAAGTACAAAGAAGGAAAGTTCATATTTGAGAAGTTAAAGATTGTTAAAGAGAACTGGTAA